The genomic segment ctgatccagttctctttcctgtcctcacCGTTAAAAAATCATCTCAagtccagaaaataaaaacttaaagacCTTCAGGAAGTCTGGATCCAGATGACCGGGAGGAGGATCAGGATCCTCCTGGAGGGTCTCAGACCTGCGTGTCTCTGACTTCAGGCGGGGGCGGGGCTTACCGGCGGCGGGTGCTCCAGGCAGGTGCGGTAGTGTTTGGTCTGGTTCGGTTTGACCCGTTTCAGAGGCACCCGGGACTCTCCGATCAGCTCATTGTGAGTCAGCTTGTCCTCATCACAGACGGTCAGCCTGAAGGAGACACAAGGACAAgcagtggtagtagctgagagtcgtccccagcTGAGACGTCCCAGTGTCTCAGAGAGGTGGAGCGACTCAGAGACTCGTCCTGTCCTTGTCTCTGAGGAGGACAGACAACCCCTGAACCTGAATGTCTCTGAGACAACCAATCAAAATGCAGCACCTGAGCGTCTTCCTGTTCATGTCCTCCTCCGTGATCCCGACGTACGTCAGCGTTTCGTTCCAGACGGGATTCAGAGAGTTCCGGATCGTCTTCGTCTTCAGCTTATTggcctgaaacacaaacagagagacCTTCAGAACCGAAACCGGACCTCATCCACGATTAAATCCACGTTAGTCCTTCAGCTCTAAACCCgctcctgttggagctctaacaggaccggTCCAGTTTACATTCCATgtttatttccttgtttttatttcttgatttaTTGAAGCAAAGACTTCCTGTCTGAACCAGAACCGGCCCGCCTGACTTTATATTCAACCTGAGAGCAATGAAGAAATCAGCTGAACCTGAACTGCTCCGTCAGTCCGACCCCCaccagaaccaacagaaccaacagaacccgGTATTAAATTTTTTCAACCAGTTTGTTATAAATCGGAGCCTctccagttgtttttaattaattaaatgatgtaatgtttcacttcctgtttttactgcagtttgtAGGTTactggtgacctttgacctttggtcAGGATTAAGGCCGGTTGTGTCTCACCTTACTGGCTCCTGGCAGCAGGTGCAGTTTGACGTACGGGTCCGATAAACCGTTGAAGTCCATGGACTTTAAACCCTGCAAACCCAGAACAGGAAACACCGTTAGTTTCATCAGAATCTTTCCGTTTTACTGGAAAAGATTCAAACACTGAGCAGAAATTCTGTGAACCAAAACAAGACCTGATAAACCTGTCGACTAGAAGCAGATTTAGTCTCAGGTGGATAAACTCCAGATTTATCtctctgtctccatggtaacagggTCTGTGAACCTgttctgtctccatggtaaccgAGGGTGTGAACCTattctgtctccatggtaacggGAGGTGGGAACCTgttctgtctccatggtaaccaaGAGTGTGAACCTGTTCTGTCTCTATGGTAACAGGGTGGAATGACCCTgttctgtctccatggtaacggAGAGTGTGAACCTgttctgtctccatggtaacaggaGGTTCAAATCAACTAAAACATTTGAGGTTCTGGATGATTGAAAACAAACGGTCTGACTCTGGATTAAACTGttaatgcttgttttttatgaGTCTAAACAGAAGTGGGTTAATTGAACCTGGTTTGCTCCTAAAATCAGGTCATTATTTCTTTACAGGAAGTGTCTCAGAATGAATCATCAGTTTGAACTGTTCCTGAGGACCGttagtttggttttataaatctgatgGATTAATCTGTGATTTCTGACATAAAACAGATCAGTGTTGATTCTCTCCACCTCACCGACAGATGGTCATCTGGAGAAATCGCTGCTGaattcaaacatttatgtttgaatTAACCGTCAGGAGGGCTTCCTGCTCTGAATATTACAAACAGAGGAGGCTGCGGCCCTCACAGGTGCCTGAAGTCAAACCTAACATGTGACACACAGGATCCTCTCATCCTTACGTCTGAATAAACCTGCAGCAGGTCGGACTTTTACAGACGGGGATTAAACATTCTGGgactaaaacagcagaactctTATTTACTGGTTTGATTTCCAGAATTAGAAGCTGCTGGGATTATTTTCTGCTCATCACTTTGTTTAATCTGCTTTTTAGTCCAACCAGCAGCTGAAGTTTTCAGCAGCTTCTTATTCTTGAATCTGAAACCTGAGCGCTCAGCTCTGCTCGCAGCAGGCAGCGCCGACTTCATttgaaactggatttttttgctgcagtaaaGCGGCGCTGCCGGAGGGCGAAATTACCGACATTTAAGTGGGTCCTTAAATGCCCCAGAGAGCAGAACCAGGGGAGGAAATGAAGATCAGACAGCTTAGAGACAGCAGGAGCTCAATGATCTCCCGTCCTGAGAAAATGAAGCAATCTCCTGATTCTCTCTGGGATTTACGGTAATGTGGCTCCTGGTTGTGATCCGGTTCATGTCAGCTGGGATTAGAACCCAGGACCTCAGGTCTCATCTCTCGATGAGGTGAAGAATCAAGTCCTGATGAAATATCAGCTGCTTCTGGACGTCTGTCAGGTAAACGTCTATGACTGTGATCCACGAGGCATCCTGTGGGGGGCACTGCTGGGGGATCAGTCGGACCGGTCCCTCTAGAACCGAACCAAGAGCTGTCCACATCCTCAGATCAGAGTCGAGCTCGGCCTGAGTGCTGATGGACTCCACCAGGCCTGCTCCTAGTCCCCTGGTCTCCAGGTCTCCAGGTCTCCTGGTCCCCTGGTCCCCTGGTCTCCGGGTCTCCTGGTCTCCAGGTCTCCTGGTCTCCGGGTCTCCTGGTCTCCAGGTCTCCTGGTCTCCTGGTCTCCGGGTCTCCTGGTCTCCAGGTCTCCTGGTCTCCGGGTCTCCAGGTCTCCTGGTCTCCAGGTCTCCTGGTCTCCTGGTCTCCGGGTCTCCGGGTCTCCTGGTCTCCTGGTCCTCTGGTCTCCTGGTCTCCTGGTCTCCTGGTCTCCTGGTCTCCTGGTCTCCAGGTCTCCTGGTCTCCTGGTCTCCTGGTCTCCGGGTCTCCTGGTCTCCTGGTCCTCTGGTCTCCTGGTCTCCAGGTctcctggtctctgatcctgtttgtggagaGGACGAGGTCTTTGGTTTCTGTTGGTGTCATGGTTCTGAACTGGAAAAGAAACTCTCCCTCTGGGTCGGAGGAGAGTTTCTGCCTCAGGTGACGGAGTTCTGTCTGATGGACGGATGGAGCAGGATGGAGCAGGACATGGACTGACGGATCAGAACCTAAGGAGGGTTCTGATCCGTCAGTATGGGGGGCGTTGCTCCGGTCTGTTGTGGAGAAGTAGGAGCAAGACTTACTGGTCCGTCTACATTCAGGGGGTCAGggggtttggatcaggactcaaagaaccagatcctggatccaagcagctgaaaggatTCTCCTCCGTATCCTGGCTCGGCTCGGCTCagggaggaggtgaggagctcagagtcaAGCTGCTGCTCCAGGTGAGGAGACCCCAGGGCCGACCTACAGATCCTCTCTGGAACAAATCTGGATctctcaggaggagctggagggtgTCTCTGAGGAGAGGGGGGCCTGGgattccctcctggacctgttgcttccATGACCCAACCCTGGATAGGAGGACAgagatggacggacggacgatttgtgatgtttgtgtcgTCAGTTTGAggcagcagaaagcagcagaacctcctcacGGTGTCTGACGGATCCAGTCCTGCTCAGATCTGCTGGCAGCTGCAGAGATGAAACGCTCTGATGAGACTCACAGGAAGCAGAGAGGAAAACCCTGAGGACACATCAAGGCCGTCTTCAGAACAGCCTTGACCCATCTGAAGGtgtttaaagctgcaggagtTCAGCCTTTCTGACCCCAAACAGCTTTGTTAGAAACGGTTGAACTCGCAGACGGAGGCTCGCTCAGACGGAGGTCCACCCTCAGCCGCTTCAAACAACAAATGTCTCGTAAACAAGTGAACTAACTTagataaaatttttaaaatggctcagttttacagatattaaggtcaaatggtgtggtagtagctgagagtggtcTGAGGGCTGACACAAGATCCTTTTTAAACTTCACCAAAACTTCCACTCTCctgtggcgggtgatatgcattctgcAGGTCTCTCCTGGTGCAGGTCTCTCCTGGTGCAGGTCTCTCCTGGTGCAGGTCTCTCCTGCTGCGACCtgagtttctgctgcttctacCATTTAACGGGTCAACGGGACCCACGTCTCGGCGGAGCAGCGATggaacagaaacatgttttctgacGGCTCCCTCCTCCTGATTTATCTacatttcttgttgtttttaaagacatgttGGGAAGCCCAGGTGTGCCCCCCTTCCTGTGCATGAAATGGGAGTAAATGAGGAGTTTAGCTGCAGATTCCTCACCTTG from the Kryptolebias marmoratus isolate JLee-2015 unplaced genomic scaffold, ASM164957v2 Scaffold248, whole genome shotgun sequence genome contains:
- the LOC108229702 gene encoding double C2-like domain-containing protein alpha is translated as MDFNGLSDPYVKLHLLPGASKANKLKTKTIRNSLNPVWNETLTYVGITEEDMNRKTLRLTVCDEDKLTHNELIGESRVPLKRVKPNQTKHYRTCLEHPPPLPSPTTMGEALRGISCYLRE